The genomic window acgtctgggtgcatgtccgggtactccactggggattgaacctgggttttattggttcatagccggatgatCTGCCACTGTCTACACTTTAATTTCTCACAATATACAGTCATCTTGTGCAGACGAGTTTTTAAGACTAGTAGGCAACTTCGCCAACTAAACCCCAACTACAGATAATGttttgctcacgactaactgccaaccatggtctggagaaggtcgggaggccatggttggctatgtgtgacaggggcttcactcccaaccatggtctggagaaggttgggaggccatggtcggctatgtgtgacaggagcttcactcccaaccatggtctggagaaggttgggaggccatggtcggctatgtgtgacaggagcttcactcccaaccatggtctggagaaggttgggaggccatggtcggctatgtgtgacaggggcttgactcccaaccatggtctggagaaggttgggaggccatggtcggctatgtgtgacaggagcttcactcccaaccatggtctggagaaggtcgggaggccatggtcggctatgtgtgacaggggcttgactcccaaccatggtctggagaaggtcgggaggccatggtaggctatgtgtgacaggggcttaactcccagcCATGGTGTGGAGAAGGTCTAAAGGCCATGATTGACGATGTTTTTGAGTAATACATATATAAGATATAGGGTTGCAGGACGTCCTTACCTTCCCCATTGGGTGCCTTGTACGTGGACGGAGGCATACTGGAGGAGACCGGTCCCTGAGAAAACTGTTCTCTTCTGGACCTCTGGTGCTTCAGGTTCTACAATGGGAAAATGTGTCATGATTACACTTTACCGGTAGCTTTCTTTTCTGTTGGCTGTGGACCTGTGTACCATAATCATGACCAAAACAGACAtcattttaatttttaattCCTAACATATCAAAAACCCATGCATGAAAAAATATTAATGCACGGATATACCAAGGGTTTGCAACTTCtcacatacaatgtagaagAGAAAATCTTCCACAGGGACTGACCATGTAGCTATGAAAACCTTGTCTGTTATAAACTGTTAAGTTGGTCACTTTTGGTCATCGTTGAGTTGACTCAAAGACCTGAATGAACATTTAAGTCTGTAGCTTATCAACTCTACATACACATTCATGTAATCAGCTCTTCCATAGAAGTGAAACTGCTGCTCACCTCTGTTCTAACCTCCAACACTGACTTGAAGTCGTTGGACATCGTGGCCAGCTTCGACTGAAAAGAAAGGATCCCCCATCATTAGATGTTATATCTATAAACAATTTTAATTTAATCTCTGTTATTTTTAGGGTCTTTTTGTGCTGTGTCAATTTATAATTTGTGcaaattttgttatttcttttatCTTTGTTATCGTTTTCAAGGTTGACCCACAATGTAAATAACAATCAAGTTACACTTAAGAGGTTtttactagtctccaagcagacctacgggttggcaaagaccgtatccaacaggcagaaggagttttcataaccaacccaaggtctgctacaactcaaacagggcggagcatttctattcaataaaggtgccgctgcccctcctcgttgtaatgctaacagccgtacgaatgtccggggtactaatctttttatgaccaagcccagtcacccgcgcacgtcccagtgggaggttcgcgccttggttgagcctagtaaaaagctctcacaatagcagtttctttcacccatcggcgatgtttgtggcatcatggaaaaccgttcttacaaaaacattcgtagacaatgtttactgtttcgggttcaagccactattactagagattaactgcaagattccacgtgaccacatggcgggaattgcccttacagttccgacgtaactggtcaaaattgatcgcattttgtgacgattgaagcagttttggtagcgatcttcgtaacagattgattttgaaaaagaggccaagtcttttctgttggcaacatttagtttatttttcctgggaagtttaattttcgcggtacagctctgcccaagtgaacggcctctcagtcgcggcctggaggtgtcagcccggcatggcgccgcacgcccgtgcggacagagagtaataaactcacttacagaagcacagtttgataagttaacaattagatgttaatagcctttgttcagaccgacttgttccagaccttagattgcactataagctccttcttccagttggatacggtctttgcaatctattgggtctggttggagactagtttTTACATCTACCTGCACCATGGACCCACCAACAGTCTGTCACCAGACACAACCATGGTCCAACTCTGACTTTctaggccgatttgagcttctcatgaataaaaaaaaggaagaaaacaaacaaaggttTAAATAAAACCAACCTGCAGTGCTACCACCACACTGTTGGAATGTGACTGGACATGGCGGCCATTTTGTCTGCCTCTTGAACGAGCAAACTGGAAAAGAAGACGATCGAGTCTGAGTTTGTTTAATTTCTTAAGAAAACAGTTGGCCTCTGAACTTTGGCAAGTTGTTTTCTTAGAGGGCTCTGTGTATGATACACAAATATGGAGCATTGTGGGGAACAAACTAACATGTATGAACAAGACCTGTGTTGTAAGCTTACAATAAGCTTACAGCACAGGTCTTGGGCAtacatacacaatcatacacaactacaacatgtacatcacagCTACAAAATACCATGTGAAAAGTAATACATGTCCTTTAATGACTATGGGCTACAAACTACTTCTCAATGTATCAGAGTTAAAAATGTACTAGAATGGGACCAATTTGGAGGTGGATGGTAAGACATATGACTGAAACAGTGAAAGGAAAGTTGAACTAGCTAGAATGGCATAAAGCAGGTCAAGTGGGCCTAAACGTATATGTACAAGTTGCACATTCAACATGATGTTTAAATACAAATAAATTTCTTCAACTTTACAATATACGGAGATTACTTCTGGatattttgagtgacatccatcactcttcttcagtgtcactagaaAAAGAAGAGTGACGGATGTCCCTTGAAATGTCAGGAAGAAATCACCATGTATCATCAAGTTGTAGAGAATAAATTCTCTTTAGATATTGTTTAACTGTATGTTCCAGGTATTCATTATGATGTTATACACATACCTCTTGCAATTCTGCAATCTGCTTGTTGAGACTAGCTATATCCTGTTAAcaagaaaagaacacatgtacatgtatgtaagtataATAGATGTAAGTAAAACTTGGCTCAGAGGGCACTTGTAAGAAACCAATCATGCTGGATACATTTGAATCTTCATTCTTACAACGTGTAACACCATCAGCAAATTTATACAGATAATAAATGAATGTATCTGAAAACTAAAATACTGCTTCAAAACGGCACACAAAAATGTTCCTTCCTCATTGTcaatcagttacatgtacactgcatcCAAAACAGGACAATATCATGCTAAAATGTTGCTCCAATATTCTCAAtctacacatctacatgtacatgtgtatcgtTTTCCCCAGATTGAGGAATAACGGTGCTGCACCGCTAATCTACTTTTCAAATTCAGGGTGTTTGTTCCCTTACATCTATCTGGATCATTTTTCTAACATTCAGGAAAATTTGTATAGGGTGCTATGCACCTGACTATGTATACAGACAAAAATCTATCTTGTTTTACAGTAAGATTTTTGTGGAAACCCTACAGAGAGCAGACATCAGCACTCCACAATTCGACTGACCTGTTTTATGATATAAGTTAACTCTTGGATTTCCACAGGTTTGTCATCAAACAGGGATTTCCTTTTGGCCACTGGATGAGAAAAGAAGCGTCATTATTGATCAGGTTCAGACGAAattagaagacaacaaaaaactgcCATGTTTGTATCTTTACGGacaaaacattgtacatgtaaaagtttGCTGGCTGTTAACAGATGGAATTCTTTTGACTGACTATCAAATGCTCAATGAGTTACTCGTTCCAAAAATCTAGATAATCTATCTGGCTATTAATGATAGTAAAAGTTACCAGAACGAGATAATTACAGAAAATCTTGGACCACACCtattgttttttgtatcttaacAACTTGAAAGATGTTGAAATACTGATTCCAGTAAATCAAAAGAatgattttatatatatacatgagaAATGATTACTTACGTATTGTAAGTTTTTCTAACTTGGCAAATGTGTTGGCGATATCTCTTCCAATCCTCCTGTAACAGAACATGGGGCAAAGGTTAAGGCCTGTGTGTTCAGTCTCTTCTTGTATGATTGTTTTGTTAGAATCTAGATACATGCAGCTAAAGCAACTTTATGGTTTGTTAATCAGATAGAGTATATTCAATGGTGTCATTGGCAGTGGAGTCATCGGCAACGGTATTCTAGTATCTgctgccatatacatgtacatgtaagcctgTGTATGGTTCCAACTGTGCTTGCGCAGCGGAATGCAGTGTagataatatgtcaaagttgaaggcccctgagacataaacaagtTTGGACATGTgttaagcatggtctagacaaaaATTGTTTACAAATTAGGGCACTTtgcctttgacatattatcCATGATGTATCTCACTGTGCATGAGCAGTTGGAAAGTTGTGAACAGGCTCATTGGACTTTGGAGTTCCTGTTTGCGTTTCAGTGAATTGTAGCTTTACTTTTGCATTCTTCGGTAATCTTCAGATAATCTAACATTCTTAAAACCCCAACTTTTTTACCTGCGACAAGACCGACTACCTACAATGCATTTGCACACATCTAACAGTGTTGGTGAATTACCTATCACAATAGAAGTATGATAACTCACTTTGCCCTGTGTGAAAAGTCGCTCCTTTGCCTCAAATCTCTGGATACAGGTCTGTTCAGGCCAGCTCCCTGCTGTAGTAGGAGAAGAAACATATTAACATTCTTCCTACTGCAGAACCCTGTAGCCAACACAGACCTGGCGCCACAAGGCTACCAGTGCACCACGTGAAAGCATCCAATACAGGggtctccctaaagaatggaaaagTGCCGCTCCTCCaccctgttctaatcccagctccatcctgttgactTTCAAAGTTAGGGTGTTTCTTCCAATATTACCccggtaattttgctaaaatatcattaattgtagacaagatgtaaagctgaagttgcaggaaatgacttccatttgtgtctggGAAAGGCAAAATATAACAGACCTCCTCCCTCACAACACATCTTACATGCTTgacaccctccccccatcctgctctatatttctggggagatccctgcaatAGTTATATTTCTCTCACGAAAGGAAATGATTCGGTTTGGGAAAGCTGGCTCCAACTGTTTGTGGAATATTGTGATGCATATACTGATTGATACTTTTGATAGCTTTAAATTGAAGTTTGTAGATCGGTGAAATTTGTTTAATTGatacaaatcaacatggcttctCTGAGTTTTGATACAACACAGCTGGGCAAAACATTGATGCAaaaacagacgtttcaaatgGCCATTCTTCCTCAGTGATCTCCAATGAATGTCACTGATCCAATTAAGATAATAGACTGGACCAGAAGAGCTACCATTGTCTACACCACAGTATGTGCAGATCACTGTAGGTCACTGAGGAAGAAATGACAGAATGTACTTAAAAATGTATGAGTTAGCAGCATGCAAATAGAAAGTGAAACTCTGCTACCAACACACCTGTTAGTGTCAATCTACTTTTCAGAGGTATAAAACCTTATAATTGTTTTATTCTCCAGCAAGGCGGGAAACAACAGACACTAAACgggttagtgagtgagtgagtgagtgagtgagtgagtgagtgagtgagtgagtgagtgagtgagtgagagtgagagtgtcTAAGGCAAAATAACTTCACCTCATTGCAGCCTCACCTTCAACAGTGTACAAACAGAAAGTGAAAGTAAACCTGTGCTGCCAACACACCTGTCTCATCTGCATGGACTTGACCGCGGAGATGAACTCGGTGGTCCTGTCTCGACACGACATATCGGCAGACGGTACCACATACGTCGGGGAGGAAGAAACAGAAGTCCGTTCTCCGCCGTTCCCGTTACTCGAGCCGCCGGAATCAAACCTACGCCGCCTGGTCGTCATTGAGAAGTGCCAGAACTAAAGACGAGGACCTGACAGTAAACCACATACAGACCGACTCCCCTGTCCTGCAGTCCATGTAGTAATAAATGAGGAACTTGTTGTGAGGTTTGAAGATGGTGCCTGAGGCTCAGTTCAATCAGGCACACCGTGCAGTGTTGATCCAACTGTACACGGAACTTTCTGCTGTTGCAGAGTTTGCTGCAGTAAGTTTTCTCTGTGAAAACACAATTATGCCGATTATTGATGGCAAAAAATCACTTCTCTTGTCTTAGCATGTCAAAGGTTTATCATATAAAATGCGACACCTGAAACCTACACTTTCCCTTTTCAAGCAGAAAACAACAACCCAGGAAGActagatgggggaggggggctgttgtCAGATTGTTTAATACACAACATAACCAAGCATTttaacctcattgacataactTAAACGGACACCAAAAATCACAAACCTACAAGTAAATTTAAGTCTCATTTATCTTCTTCTGCTTACCTAAGTTACCTGGCCTACAACAGGTGAGTTCAACAGAGATTTTCATCTTTATAATTTATGTTCTTATGTGACTTACAgtaaatgcccccctcccccattgtaTATAACAGCAAATCATGGCCGGATACGTATACCATATACTGTACTTGTGGATCATGAAGTTCCAACAACACCAAGGATAATCGAGAAGTAAAGTCTCTGTTTGTAATAGCTGGATATAAACCTATAAAAACTCCTTGATACGTGTTAGTATGTTTTGTCACACGGTTTAGCTGACTGAACACTTCAAATACGACATGTTTTTGGCTCCAGTTGAACCCGTACTCACTTCAGCTGCGCCTGTACGGGATCCTGTACACGTGGACCGCACACGGCACCAGTAAACGGGCGAACAGAGGTGAAGTCGGGAGGAAATTTGCGGAAACTTGTGAAACATTCGGGACACACCACCGGCCTCAGGTTCGTAGTGACGTCACGGTGGCCACGTCTTCCGGAAGCCGGAAGTGGGGTTCTCCGATGGcaaaatttcataaaatttACCACAAATCTCGAGTTTTCATCACTTTCTTTATtaattatgatatttatgatGATACACTTCTTTTGGCATCAGATATTTACCGAAAAATAGGGAATAACTTTGACCTCTACCCTCTATCTTTGGAATAGTGCACTCTGCAATATAGGGGAAGAAAGGGTTCTGTTCTCATCATTAGGTTGAGGCTAAAATACAATTTATTCATCATTATGATTTTGAGATTCTAAAAATACAAGTAGATTTACATGATTTTTCAGCTCACATCATTTCGATTTCATATCATAGGAGTAAGAGAAcaaaatatctttttgaatCAGTTGAAACGTATGGTTTAGTCTGACAAGTTCTCTCGCGAGAAGTAACGTGATCTCGGAATGTATAAGTTGTCCGAGAAACTTACCATCTTCCCACTCGCAGTACCCGCTGTCCGACGGCAGGGAACATCACGCTGCGTCTACTAAACTCAGGAAAACGTACTTTATCTCTCCTGTCACGGATATTTCACACAAGGACGATGCCTCCAGCGTCAGACTCCGGAGCGGCCAGTTGGTCAGAGTACCGCGACCCAGGTGAGCTGTCGCGCGGGACACCGATAGGAAAATTCCATCATGCAACAACTGAAAGCGAAAAGCCGGCCGGCTTGTTTTGTGTACATGCGCGGCGTGCGAATATCAAAAGCGGCTCGCACGCGCACAGGTTGTACTGACGTTGTCTGATCTTGGCGTCGATCCCTTGCTATACTTATTAGTTCAATACCTCGAAAGATATACGCATTTATGACAGTTGACAGtaaagcatttttttaatgagCCTTATGCAAGTTGCGCAATATAAACATTAACGTAAATGCTTATAAACAGGTGAATGGGCGTATGAATAGAATATTATACTGTCGGTGCGccgatctacatgtatttcttattGTGACATTGTCTTCAGCAGAAATGAGAACGTGAACACAACGAtccaatttttcttccaaattaCTTCAGATACAACGTTTACGGTATTTTCAGGCAATAAAATTCAAGATCTACGATAGGTCAGGTTGCCTTGAAAATGCCGTTGATGTTAAGTGTTGATACCAAGGGCTACATGCAGCCCTTGTCTGATTCTGAATTTAGGTTACGTATGTGAAGAGTGTGATCTTATAAAACAGTTTGGCAGTGTCATCAAGTCTGCCCCGGGAGACATTCACTGTGATGCGATACGATGGACAGACAATTGTACCctgtaaatgattgtgtaatTTCTGCCTTCATTGTAAAGTATGGATCTTTCCTCCAGAAATACCAGCTTTGTTTTGAACTTTAGCAACAGAAATTGGTTTTACACTTGAAATTGAGTAACTTTTGAaaaccattttgaaaaatttagaaataGGTCAACAAAATGGCATTTGCtgcttattgatttattgactACATTGTAGTTCTTTGGTACCTACACTGGAATCCCAATTACCTACATAGCAAAGATTCCACTGTTTTAGTTTTACTATTCTACACACTGTTGTTAATGCACATTATtaatgttgcaacattgtaaTACCAGTGCCACTACCACTGCCTCCTACCCCCGAAAagaaatgttattttgtttccTACAATTTTGTTCACTATTCCGTAGCCTTCCTGGTCTCAAACTCAAtaacagaacccacaaatactagaaaaagtgggacttttcgtcttcc from Branchiostoma lanceolatum isolate klBraLanc5 chromosome 4, klBraLanc5.hap2, whole genome shotgun sequence includes these protein-coding regions:
- the LOC136434033 gene encoding syntaxin-5-like — encoded protein: MTTRRRRFDSGGSSNGNGGERTSVSSSPTYVVPSADMSCRDRTTEFISAVKSMQMRQQGAGLNRPVSRDLRQRSDFSHRAKRIGRDIANTFAKLEKLTILAKRKSLFDDKPVEIQELTYIIKQDIASLNKQIAELQEFARSRGRQNGRHVQSHSNSVVVALQSKLATMSNDFKSVLEVRTENLKHQRSRREQFSQGPVSSSMPPSTYKAPNGEAGGSILLLDETKAIQSGEVAIDMDALERQRHQRQLQLVEEDDAYIQERARTMENIESTIVELGSIFQQLATMVKEQEEQVQRIDDNVEDTVLNVEAAHGEILKYFQSISSNRWLMIKVFGVLIVFFIIFVVFLA